The proteins below come from a single Miscanthus floridulus cultivar M001 chromosome 1, ASM1932011v1, whole genome shotgun sequence genomic window:
- the LOC136496611 gene encoding uncharacterized protein, giving the protein MSAAATMTWHEDLSTLVGDTGVRLPGAGGHAPPAANVAAVGAGWYGEEEEGRAEEEGWVQQAKGFAESTAEMLRELGRGLWDVAAQSLAGAEDSELARRLRKRASATGKRLSFMNEYLPEERDPVRCWLIVAAVAFVTLLVLGVGSGNETPVELPKKLIIGPPSADRIKLPDGRHLAYEEQGVSANRARFSLIAPHSFLSSRLAGIPGISASLLEEFGVRLVTYDLPGFGESDPHLGRNLNSSALDMLYLANALNIPEKFWVVGYSGGGMHAWSALRYIPDRIAGAAMFAPMVNPYDSKMTKDERRKTWDTWSTKRKLMHILARRFPSLLPFFYRQTFLSGKQGQPDSWLSLSLGKKDKTLLEGPVFNAFWERNVAESVRQGDARPFVEEAVLQVSDWGFSLSDIQMQKKEARGFFELIKSLFNQAEREWVGFLGPIHIWQGMDDRVVSPSVAEFVRRVVPGATVHKLLAEGHFSYFCFCDECHRQIFSTLFGIPQGPINPALQPREVVSELTEETTVPDNGTDQEQGESGLP; this is encoded by the exons atgtcggcggcggcgacgatgaCGTGGCACGAGGACCTGTCCACTCTCGTGGGGGACACGGGCGTTCGCCTCCCCGGCGCCGGGGGGCACGCGCCTCCGGCGGCGAATGTTGCGGCGGTGGGGGCCGGGTGGtacggggaggaggaagaggggagGGCGGAGGAGGAGGGGTGGGTGCAGCAGGCGAAGGGGTTCGCGGAGTCGACGGCGGAGATGCTGCGGGAGCTGGGCCGGGGGCTGTGGGACGTCGCCGCGCAGAGCCTCGCCGGCGCCGAGGACAGCGAGCTCGCGCGGCGGCTCCGGAAGCGGGCGTCGGCCACGGGGAAGCGCCTCAGCTTCATGAACGAGTACCTCCCCGAGGAGCGCGACCCGGTGAGGTGTTGGCTCATCGTCGCCGCAGTCGCATTCGTCACGCTCCTAG TTTTAGGTGTTGGGAGTGGCAATGAAACTCCAGTAGAGCTTCCAAAGAAACTTATCATTGGTCCCCCAAGTGCTGATAGAATCAAACTTCCTGATGGACGGCATCTGGCTTATGAAGAACAAGGAGTCTCAGCTAACAGAGCAAGATTTTCACTGATTGCTCCTCAttcttttctttcatcaaggcTGGCAG GAATCCCTGGAATAAGTGCATCTCTTCTGGAAGAATTTGGAGTACGACTTGTGACCTATGATCTTCCTGGTTTTGGTGAAAGCGATCCACACCTAGGCCGGAATCTCAATTCTTCTGCACTGGACATGCTCTATCTGGCTAATGCTCTGAATATTCCGGAAAAGTTCTGGGTTGTGGGCTATTCTGGAGGTGGCATGCATGCCTGGAGTGCTCTTCGTTACATTCCTGATCGAATTGCTG GTGCAGCAATGTTCGCACCTATGGTAAATCCATATGACTCCAAGATGACCAAAGACGAGAGGCGTAAAACATGGGATACCTGGTCAACAAAACGGAAACTGATGCATATTTTAGCTCGGAGGTTTCCATCACTGCTACCGTTCTTTTATCGCCAAACCTTCCTTTCTGGAAAGCAAGGACAGCCAGATAGTTGGTTGTCATTGTCATTGGGGAAGAAG GACAAAACTTTACTGGAAGGTCCTGTGTTCAATGCATTCTGGGAAAGGAATGTTGCAGAGTCTGTGCGCCAGGGAGATGCAAGGCCATTTGTAGAGGAAGCTGTGCTGCAAGTATCTGACTGGGGTTTCAGCTTGTCTGACATCCAAATGCAGAAGAAAGAGGCTCGAGGCTTTTTTGAACTCATCAAGTCTCTGTTCAATCAGGCTGAAAGAGAGTGGGTGGGATTTCTGGGCCCAATACATATATGGCAG GGGATGGACGACCGAGTGGTCTCGCCGTCAGTGGCTGAATTTGTGCGGCGGGTGGTTCCAGGAGCCACGGTCCACAAGCTTCTTGCTGAAGGCCACTTCTCATACTTCTGCTTCTGCGATGAGTGCCACAGGCAGATATTCTCCACCCTCTTCGGCATTCCCCAGGGCCCTATCAACCCTGCGCTACAACCTAGGGAGGTGGTTTCAGAGCTCACCGAAGAAACAACAGTACCAGACAATGGCACAGATCAGGAACAAGGAGAATCAGGCCTGCCCTGA